In the Malaya genurostris strain Urasoe2022 chromosome 1, Malgen_1.1, whole genome shotgun sequence genome, one interval contains:
- the LOC131439484 gene encoding large ribosomal subunit protein uL11m, with translation MSKAAGRLKTLKKVVDKVDHSSKLRTNIPAGMAVAGPPLGPMLGQRGINIAAFCKDFNERTKDYKEGIPLPCRVAVTSDRSYELTIHAPPATFLLKQAAGIQRAAMCPGREVAGKITRKHLYEIAQIKLRDPPNALLTLQQMCNALIGVARTCGIEIVNELDSAEYQQFLEERKQIVEEQRRELQEKREAKMLRMG, from the coding sequence ATGTCGAAGGCAGCAGGAAGATTAAAAACACTTAAAAAAGTGGTAGATAAAGTCGATCATAGTAGTAAACTGCGAACCAACATCCCGGCCGGCATGGCTGTAGCTGGTCCACCTTTGGGACCTATGCTGGGTCAACGAGGAATCAACATAGCAGCATTTTGCAAAGATTTCAATGAGCGTACAAAAGATTATAAGGAAGGAATTCCATTGCCTTGTCGAGTGGCAGTCACTTCGGACCGTTCCTATGAATTAACTATTCATGCTCCTCCTGCAACTTTTCTACTCAAACAAGCGGCTGGCATCCAGCGAGCAGCAATGTGTCCGGGTAGGGAGGTTGCTGGTAAAATCACACGAAAACATCTTTACGAAATTGCCCAAATCAAATTAAGAGACCCACCGAATGCCCTGCTTACATTGCAACAAATGTGCAATGCCCTTATCGGAGTGGCACGTACATGTGGAATTGAAATTGTGAACGAACTCGACTCCGCCGAATATCAGCAGTTTCTTGAAGAGCGAAAGCAAATTGTGGAGGAGCAGCGAAGAGAATTGCAAGAAAAAAGGGAAGCAAAAATGCTTCGAATGGGTTGA
- the LOC131439473 gene encoding ribosomal RNA processing protein 36 homolog isoform X1, giving the protein MSGNLSSSNSSDDSDSNSNDDEKPKLVDDDFKQMSFEELLQLKRRLGSKVYNEAVFGKTSTEHRPTRKQSKQKNMDLKNDSDSDGPPEEMSAKRKVPILGLVKRHEKKSTQSSFRDPRFAADQGYFSGRKFREQYGFINDLRTEELSSLRKQLEEASGPVEVERIKFAIRRTENQIREFKKLKEQDNKRKNERLEARKAIEQGKRPFYEKKSTKKARELVEKFDQLKETGKLAKHIDKRRRKITAKDRKKLDFET; this is encoded by the exons ATGTCGGGAAATTTATCTTCCTCAAATTCAAGCGACGATAGTGATTCTAATTCTAATGACGATGAGAAG ccCAAACTCGTAGATGACGATTTCAAGCAGATGTCGTTCGAGGAGCTTCTGCAGTTGAAACGTCGTTTAGGATCCAAAGTTTACAATGAAGCTGTTTTCGGTAAAACTAGTACTGAACATAGGCCAACCCGAAAACAATCCAAACAGAAGAATATGGATCTCAAGAATGACAGTGATTCTGATGGTCCTCCGGAAGAAATGAGTGCGAAAAGGAAAGTTCCTATACTGGGGTTGGTAAAACGGCATGAAAAAAAGTCTACTCAATCTAGCTTTAGAGATCCGCGATTTGCTGCTGATCAAGGTTACTTCAGTGGGCGAAAGTTTCGTGAACAGTACGGATTTATAAATGATCTTAGAACCGAAGAATTATCCAGTTTGCGGAAACAATTAGAGGAAGCATCTGGCCCCGTAGAAGTCGAACGGATAAAATTTGCTATTAGAAGAACGGAGAACCAAATTcgggagttcaaaaaattgaaagaaCAAGATAACAAACGCAAAAATGAGCGACTAGAGGCTCGGAAGGCAATAGAgcaaggtaaacgaccgttttacgagaagaaaagTACCAAGAAGGCTCGAGAGCTTGTTGAGAAGTTCGACCAACTTAAGGAAACTGGAAAACTTGCCAAACATATAGATAAACGAAGAAGAAAAATCACTGCTAAAGACCGGAAGAAGCTGGATTTTGAAACATAG
- the LOC131439473 gene encoding ribosomal RNA processing protein 36 homolog isoform X2, which translates to MSFEELLQLKRRLGSKVYNEAVFGKTSTEHRPTRKQSKQKNMDLKNDSDSDGPPEEMSAKRKVPILGLVKRHEKKSTQSSFRDPRFAADQGYFSGRKFREQYGFINDLRTEELSSLRKQLEEASGPVEVERIKFAIRRTENQIREFKKLKEQDNKRKNERLEARKAIEQGKRPFYEKKSTKKARELVEKFDQLKETGKLAKHIDKRRRKITAKDRKKLDFET; encoded by the coding sequence ATGTCGTTCGAGGAGCTTCTGCAGTTGAAACGTCGTTTAGGATCCAAAGTTTACAATGAAGCTGTTTTCGGTAAAACTAGTACTGAACATAGGCCAACCCGAAAACAATCCAAACAGAAGAATATGGATCTCAAGAATGACAGTGATTCTGATGGTCCTCCGGAAGAAATGAGTGCGAAAAGGAAAGTTCCTATACTGGGGTTGGTAAAACGGCATGAAAAAAAGTCTACTCAATCTAGCTTTAGAGATCCGCGATTTGCTGCTGATCAAGGTTACTTCAGTGGGCGAAAGTTTCGTGAACAGTACGGATTTATAAATGATCTTAGAACCGAAGAATTATCCAGTTTGCGGAAACAATTAGAGGAAGCATCTGGCCCCGTAGAAGTCGAACGGATAAAATTTGCTATTAGAAGAACGGAGAACCAAATTcgggagttcaaaaaattgaaagaaCAAGATAACAAACGCAAAAATGAGCGACTAGAGGCTCGGAAGGCAATAGAgcaaggtaaacgaccgttttacgagaagaaaagTACCAAGAAGGCTCGAGAGCTTGTTGAGAAGTTCGACCAACTTAAGGAAACTGGAAAACTTGCCAAACATATAGATAAACGAAGAAGAAAAATCACTGCTAAAGACCGGAAGAAGCTGGATTTTGAAACATAG
- the LOC131439501 gene encoding aminoacylase-1-like, with the protein METTLHKQMQYQAWESNLDIQVFREYLRIPSVHPDVCYDECVEFLRRQAVSLDLKAEVVEVNPGKPVVIISWQGSDSAAPSIMLNSHMDVVPVYPEKWTHPPFSAHMDQEGRIYGRGSQDMKCVGVQFLAVVRALKREGVRLKRTLHLTFVPDEEIGGELGMRDFVRTDRFKELNWGFAIDEGYAIEEDVYRLFYGERYIRRANFYISGTPGHGSLLLEDTAGEKARKLLDRMMDYREMEENKLKNDRKLTIGDITTVNLTMISGGIQGNVVPPEMMLCFDIRVSNDISLEAFDAQLEKWCKESGGGIRIEHDVKNPVTAVTKLDASNPFWVAFKGAVDKMNLRVRPQINPGATDVRYLRDLGIPAIGFSPMNKTPVLLHDHDEYLHAETFLKGIDIYKEIVSAVANV; encoded by the exons ATGGAAACTACTCTGCACAAGCAGATGCAATATCAAGCCTGGGAGAGTAACCTCGATATTCAGGTGTTTCGAGAATACTTGAGAATACCATCAGTGCATCCTGATGTTTGCTATG ATGAATGCGTGGAATTCCTTCGCCGGCAGGCCGTTTCACTAGATCTAAAAGCGGAGGTGGTGGAGGTAAATCCAGGCAAACCGGTCGTTATCATTTCCTGGCAGGGTTCCGATTCGGCCGCCCCGTCAATTATGCTGAACTCTCACATGGACGTTGTACCGGTGTATCCGGAAAAGTGGACGCATCCTCCCTTCTCGGCCCATATGGATCAGGAAGGGCGAATTTACGGTCGTGGTTCGCAGGATATGAAATGTGTTGGTGTGCAATTTTTGGCCGTGGTTCGGGCTTTGAAACGCGAAGGGGTTAGGCTGAAGAGGACACTTCACTTAACTTTCGTGCCGGATGAAGAAATCGGAGGTGAACTTGGGATGCGGGATTTCGTACGAACGGATCGGTTCAAGGAACTCAACTGGGGATTCGCTATTGACGAAGGGTATGCCATCGAGGAAGACGTTTACCGACTGTTCTACGGCGAACGCTACATCAGAC ggGCTAACTTTTACATATCTGGCACCCCGGGTCATGGCTCTTTGCTATTGGAAGATACAGCCGGTGAGAAGGCACGCAAACTATTGGACAGAATGATGGATTACCGTGAAATGGAAGAGAATAAATTGAAGAACGATCGAAAGCTAACGATAGGCGATATCACAACGGTGAATCTAACGATGATTTCG GGTGGAATTCAAGGCAATGTGGTTCCACCGGAGATGATGTTGTGTTTTGATATTCGAGTTTCTAATGATATCAGTTTAGAAGCATTCGACGCTCAATTGGAAAAGTGGTGCAAAGAATCTGGCGGAGGCATTCGTATTGAACATGATGTAAAGAATCCCGTAACTGCGGTAACCAAGCTGGATGCTTCGAATCCTTTCTGGGTAGCATTCAAAGGTGCTGTAGATAAAATGAATCTGCGGGTACGTCCCCAAATCAATCCGGGAGCGACAGACGTGAGATATCTGCGTGACTTAGGAATTCCAGCAATTGGATTTTCCCCGATGAATAAAACTCCGGTGTTGCTGCATGATCATGACGAATATTTGCACGCAGAAACATTCCTTAAGGGTATCGACATTTACAAGGAAATCGTTTCAGCTGTTGCAAATGTTTGA